ttgtgttttacacactatttgaacattcatgGTTGATTAAGAGGGGGAtagattatattttttgaattgatcaGTGGTCTAGATggaaattttatgaatttgatTGTTCTTGACAGCTGGAGGAGATAAATCACTTTGTCCTTGATTCTTAGTTTACTGGGAGATTAGCAtactaatttttagcaattgtACCCTAATAACTAATTGACCTCAATAGGGGACTTTGAGAGTCCATTTCTAGGTGAATTGATGTGCTAATCATTGGAAATTGTCTTTTACAGATATAATAATTGTGAAAGCCCTCCATGTATAACCATATTGCATTTGGTTTGAGTTGTCTCAGTGCTAGTTAATGTGCCAAGACCGGAAATGGTATTTTGCAAGGGTTATAAACAAGACAGCCTTACAATTTGATATTGTTGTGAGAGATGGCTTCTGCAACTGGATTTTTAGGTCTGAAGTTCAATGTGCTTGGATCAAAAAGCAATATGGTTTGCCTGTCAAAGAGACTGTGCATTGAAGTTTTTGAAATGCTAACAATAGTTCTGGTCAAGTGGCAAATGAACTTTTGATATTGGGCATGTCTATAGGATAGCCATAGGAGTGACTTTCCTATTAACTGAATATCACAGAGCTTCCTAATTATGGAAAGAAAGCTGTCATTGGAGGTTTGCTAAGTAAACAGTTAagaatataaatttgtttttcactGACAATGTAACACGAGTTGTATAATCTAGAAAGGTGGACCTTCTCATGGATTTAAGATTGGTGTTGCTTGCAGTGATTAGGTTTTCAAAGATAAAGACCTGGAACATTAGGGGAACTTGTGAGAAATATGCAGTGTATAAAGCTCATTGACTTCACCAATAAATCTGCTTTGTCAGTCGCATTGAAGATATTGGAGCATAATCTTGCTTGTTATTCTTCTACTTTCTTTGTTCTGAAACTTTTGCCATTTTTTGAACATATGATGAATTAGGAGCCAAAATTTCCCTGAAATACTAATCTAGCTTTGGCTAACCATGTAATTAAGTATTGAATTCTCAAATTATGTGTCACTGTGATTTTCTTATATCATTCCCCTAATTCTGTTCAATATGATGACAGGATTAGGACAAGTTGAAGAGGCATGGTTTGATTTAGCTGCAATTCTGGAGTCTGAGTGTGATGAAGATTACCAAAGTGTTGCAAATGGTATGATTTTGTAGATACTTAGACTCAAATACATATGAGGATTATTTTCCTTCGCTTTCTGATAGAAGAGATATGTTTATATTAATTTGACTTATGCGTACCGATGATATCTGTAGATTTGTTATCTCTGAACGGCTTTGAAGGTGCATCCGTATCAAGTATTCCATCTCTAAGAGATGCCAATCATTTGGACCATAATCTCAATAACCATCATGCCTATTCCACCAATCATATACAGAAACCGGGGGATTTGTCAATAGGGAATTCAACACTCAACTCTGTTAATGAGGTTTCTAGATGTGATGGACCTTCAAATGAAGCAAACCATCCAGTGTACCTTGATGAAGTCTCCTCATCTGTGGATGGAAGTCCTGGCAAGGAAGTAAGAGTATTAGATAACTGTGGGATTCTCCCAAGCAACTGCTTACCTTGTCTTGCATCCACTGTTCCTTCAGTTGAAAAGAGAAGATCATTAAGTTCTAGTCCGCCAAGTTCGAGAAAAAAGGCTTCCTCAAAGCTTTCCTTCAAATGGAAAGATGGAAATGTGAATGGCCCTCTATGTGAGTATTGAGATTGTCAAATTTTGACACATTAGTTTCTTGTGGATACAAACATAAATGGACCTCATAGAAAATTCAGCTTTACATTGGGAGAATATAAGTAGAATTTAAATAGAGTGCAGTTTATCAATTTTGGTTTAGCATTTTCGTTCTACTAGATTGATGTGTGGTCATTCCAAATCCTTCTTCCTCCAAATAATTCATATTGATATTGATGGTGGTAATTTACACACACACTCACTCACACGTGTATATTGTGGTGCTCAATAGTAGTATAATTACATGGCACATGCACAAGTAAAtgcttttagagagagagatataaaacATGTGTAAGTTGAAtaagtttaattaattatttctttgtATGATTACAGTTTCCTCGAAGATGCTTCTGGAAAGGCCAATAGTAGGTTCCCAAGTACCTTTTTGTCCAATAGATAATAAAATGCTTGATTGTTGATCACATATTGAGCCAAATACTTTCAAAGTTCGAGCTGTAAATTATTTTAGGTAAGACTGTGAGAACATAGTACTCAATTGTTTTATATATGCATAATTACATGGCATATACACAcgtaaatatatacatattaaacTAGTGATTGTATAAATGCAAGTGTGCAGGCAAACCAGGTAGAAAGGATGCTCTATTTTTTGAGTGTTCACACTAGTGGAACTTGAGTCTATGAAAATCGAGTTcactgttctttttttttttcttggagatGCAGGCAAACCAGAAACTGAAATGTGTGCATGCACTTGCTAAGAAACAAAGATAAAGAAACTGAGAATGTAATCCACAAACACTCATTGAGTGGCAGAGAAGCTGAGAATGTAAATGCACTTAAATTACATCAAAAGGCATTCTCAATAGGCACCAAACTATAGAAATTGTTACACTCTCTCCATAAACATAGTTTTACAGTGTAAATGCACTTAAATCACAACAAAAGGCATTCTCAATATATCAACATTCTAAACATGCCCAACCACGCTTAATTTGCAATTCTAACCATACTACTTAAATCAAAATCTTCATATAAGTACATTGGATAGAGAATTACaagtacattaaaaaaaaaaaaacccaaaaagttAATTGTTTGGATACAATGTAGTCACTTTTCCTAAGATCAGCAATCCGCACAACAAAAATGTCGTCCACGGAAGCATGCCTGAAAAACGTAGACTAATCACGTTAGGAGACAAGATAGTAAACATTAGGTAAACATGGAATGAACAACCCGATCCAGAACTTTTTGTCATCTATCACCTACCTAGTTTGGAACATGACTGCTTGTGGAAGTGCCACGGGACTGCGGACATTTTCTACAGTTATGCCCGGAAGCATGACACAGGCCACATGTCTACTTAGGTTGACTCTCTATCAAATCTGCGTCCTCCCTCCACCATCCCAGTTCTCAATCCTTATTCCTCACTCCATCTATCTCATTCCTTATTCTTGACTTCACTGGTCAACATTTGGCCCGCAACAATGCTGGATTATGGAACCACATTGGCCCCGTGGGATCCCTCCACAATGACTGTGACTTAGGAACCACAAATGCATATGAGTAAGTGTTAAAAGCATACTCCAAACTATAACATGGGTGAATATATGTGGTCGAATCAATATTTACCGCATCACATactttaattgcatgtgaacacGGGATCCCTATGTTTTTCCATTTCCCACAACTGCATGTTCTTTCCCGTAATCGAACTTCATAACTGTGGTTTCCCCCTCCTGTGCTACACATGTTAAGTGAAGTAACTACCTGATATATCATATCTTGATTGCTAAATGCCTTGAGATAGTGTTTCTCAGATTTACTCATATTTCCATCCCACGTGGAGAAGACATATGTACTCTATTTCTTACCCTCCAACAACTCATTAGTAATTTCTTTGTGCCAAATGTGGAAATATTCAACAAGTTTAGATCAAGTGAACTCAACCATTGTGGCAATAGGAAGGCCTCGTGCACTTTTTAGTACACCATTGAAGCACTCTGAtatattggttgtcattgccccaaAACGTCTCCAACCATCATGTGACTGGATCCACATATCCACAAACTCACTCATTAGGTATGTGTATGGAAGATAACCTTGATTCGTTTCCTTGCCATCCTTCCCCGTCACCTTCTTCTTATTCCTAATGGCCTCAATTTCCACCTGCTTAATGGACTGCATTATGGTATCAAATTTAACTACTTGAGTAGCATATCCTACTTTCAACGCCGTTGACTTTAGAGTCAAGTTCTGAAAATgtgtgttgaagttgctagcaacatgtcgaaggcaatatctATGAAATACCCATGTTCTTCCATCATCCTCTCTAGGCTAGTTTACAATGGCGTTTTTGATACTGAGATTTCAATCAGAAATTATGCAAATGCCTTTGTCAGGTATCATGTGGCCAATTGTATCTCTGAGGCATTGTAAAACTATCTCCAACTAGATCTTGACTCACAATCCACAACAGCAAAGGCGAGAGGGAATACCTTGTTGTTAATGTCGGTTGCCATTACGACTAACAACTTTCCCTAATATTTACCATACAAAGGGGTCCCATCAATACTGATAACCAACTTGCAATATTTGAATCCATCAATGCATAGACCGAAAGACCAAAACACATAATGCAAAAATACAGTGTCATCTTCAACGGTGGGTGTGGTACGATAGAACACCTGGGTAGTCGGATCCTGATCAATATATGCCATTAGCAACTTTTGCAACTATTGGTAAAACTCTTCCCAATTCTCAAACATCTTCccaattgcctttttttttcacatccCATACCTTGTAGTAAGAAGGCTTATAGCTCTCATATTTCGCCTCTATCATAGATCTAAGATGCTTAATTGGAATAGTGAGATCCTCACATAACTTCTTAAGGATGTCTGAtgcaataaaattacaattcatCATTCTACCATCATTTCGCACCCCAATCGGTATATGTGAGGACCCACATACATGATGACCATCCATAGTCTGTGGAGATTGGGCTTCATGACTGCACAGACATACCACTTGCTTAACTCATTCACGCATTCTACACAAAGTTTTTTATTCGTCGACCTACTGATCATAAAATGTTTGTTTTACTTGAGGGCACAAATTGTTAATACGCACTTCACCTCCACTTTATtggcaaaagtcaaccctttgcaTAAATTCATCATCTCTCTCCAAGTAGACACAAATGGTATCTCAATATGTGAAGGATCAACCACattttcccaagtatttgcAGAAAATGACAAGGCAGGAAGTGCATAGGCAGGGATTGTGCCCGTAATGTTTTGGACACTAATAACATTGTTTGCATTAGGTTCACTACCGTCCAATGTCTCATCGTCATCAATGTCCCTCTCAAAGTCCCCAAAGTCCCCTCGTTCAATCCTTTCTTCAAACTCATCTCCATCAACAAAATCTTCACCATTAATGGCAGTAGTCTCATCAACATAGTTgtcatcatcactctcatcgTCGTCGTCGTCATCATCATCGACATGAACATCATCATCCTCTACATGTGTAGAATACTCATATTGAGCATCTAGAACTGTAACCTGTAAACTAGTGGTTATTTGCTGGATTTCCTCGATACCAACTTCTACAAGCGGCTCCTACTGTATGTATAACTCAATACCATTTACTACAAGTATTCTCTCCAACTTGTCAAACATGATCTTTACATTTTTGTCTGTTTCTATTGCCATATACTTGTCAAACCTACGATCAATTTGGGTATAATAGGTCTTTATACTCGACCCTTCAAATGGCAATCCCTTGTTCGCATTGGCATTCTTAAGTGGACCACTGTGGTATAAAATTATATCAATTTCAGGCATTGTGAACCTATTAGAGTCAAGTTACTATGTTagttaaaaaaacattttatctaGTCAAACTACACAAAGTACAAATTCCAATTCATTCAAAGGGTATGAATTTCATTACACATTTCATACCCAAATCATTTTTCCATCATGCTAAGACAGTATTTCATAcccaataccaaaaaaaaaaaaaaaaaaaaaaaaaaaaaaaaaaaaaaacaccaaaatccTTGTAAAAGTATACAACATTTTATCTAATTACATACCTATTTCATACCCAATACAAAAAAGTCATTTCATTACACATTCAAAGGGCATGAATTACATACCCATTTCATTACAATTCATTTTATATCCATAAGTCACTCATTTCATTGCATACCCATTCAAAGGGCATGATTACATACCCATTCATTACAATTCATTCACTACCCATTTCGTACCCAAAACAATGATGAATAAAGTCAAGAAACTTGTAAGCTCATGATAAAAATAAGAGCCTAGAAATGatgaattaaattttgataacaaaaaccatgcaaataaatactcaaaaaattaacactaacaaaacaaagttcTATAATTCACAATCTAGGTATCTTAACTAAGTAATGTTAACtatctacaaaataaatagtCAAACTCTTTAACCCACACCTAACAACAACTAATACCTAACTACAATGACAATTAAATCAAAAAACCCTTACCTGAGATATGAATTTGTTGAGAGGGAAGAGAAGTGAGAGAGGCAATGTGGTGAGTGAGGCAGTGAGTTAGTGAAGCTAAGTGTTATGGGTGAGAGAGTGAGGGTTGATTCtgtgtttataaaattttgtagaCTGGCATGtgtgtttataaaattttccccagtagaactcgagtctataatactcgagttctatgcaaattttaaaaaaatatcgaGTTTCTAATACTCGATAtctataagtataaaaaaaatttccctaagTTATTTtgtagaaatcgagtctttaagactcgagatctatgtggcatttagTCCAGATCAGCAGCTGCACAGCAAGTGTAAAGCAAGTTTGGAATAGTCGAGATTTATACaacatctcgagtttcta
This genomic stretch from Quercus robur chromosome 4, dhQueRobu3.1, whole genome shotgun sequence harbors:
- the LOC126721167 gene encoding uncharacterized protein LOC126721167, which encodes MMTGLGQVEEAWFDLAAILESECDEDYQSVANDLLSLNGFEGASVSSIPSLRDANHLDHNLNNHHAYSTNHIQKPGDLSIGNSTLNSVNEVSRCDGPSNEANHPVYLDEVSSSVDGSPGKEVRVLDNCGILPSNCLPCLASTVPSVEKRRSLSSSPPSSRKKASSKLSFKWKDGNVNGPLFSSKMLLERPIVGSQVPFCPIDNKMLDC